In a single window of the Zea mays cultivar B73 chromosome 5, Zm-B73-REFERENCE-NAM-5.0, whole genome shotgun sequence genome:
- the LOC103627333 gene encoding photosynthetic NDH subunit of lumenal location 2, chloroplastic, whose protein sequence is MATLARHLILCSSSPSQRRRRPLPPDATAGTQQQQQQQAPPPQPSTTRRLAVAASAALAATAALSARRPAPPPPAMAAEAAVPPAPPTPASPGTVPRWGTRSYVRERFFEPELTAEEAAARIRQTAEGMRTLRPMLETMSWKYVLFYVRLKSKYLGLDLTTAMAGVPAGRRADYVRVANELVDNMTEFDRFVRTPKVYESYLFYEKTLKSLDDVAEFLV, encoded by the exons ATGGCCACGCTCGCCAGGCACCTCATCCTGTGCTCCTCCTCGCCATCGCAGCGCCGCCGGCGCCCCCTGCCGCCCGACGCCACCGCGGgcacgcagcagcagcagcagcagcaggcgccgCCGCCGCAGCCGTCCACCACGCGCCGCCTGGCGGTGGCCGCGTCCGCGGCGCTGGCGGCCACGGCCGCGCTGTCCGCGCGCCGgcccgcgccgcccccgcccgcgATGGCCGCCGAGGCGGCCGTGCCGCCCGCGCCGCCGACACCGGCGTCCCCCGGGACCGTGCCGCGCTGGGGCACCAGGTCCTACGTGCGCGAGCGGTTCTTCGAGCCCGAGCTCACCGCGGAGGAGGCGGCCGCGCGCATCCGCCAGACCGCCGAGGGCATGCGCACGCTGCGGCCCATGCTCGAGACCATGTCCTGGAAGTACGTGCTCTTCTACGTGCGCCTCAAGTCCAAGTACCTCGGCCTCGACCTCACCACCGCCATGGCCGGCGTCCCCGCGGGCCGCCGCGCTGACTACGTCCGCGTCGCCAACGAGCTCGTCGACAACATGACGGAG TTCGATCGCTTCGTGCGGACTCCCAAGGTCTACGAGTCCTACCTCTTCTACGAGAAAACGTTGAAGTCGCTGGATGACGTGGCAGAGTTCCTCGTTTGA